The Methyloferula stellata AR4 genome includes a window with the following:
- a CDS encoding NifX-associated nitrogen fixation protein, producing the protein MSDVAEAIKPAAVDVPFVKELIKQWRAQDMHGAWDSKTDLDLIDPYIVDKKRRKEIPMIGDPDPETLWRLELFYNAVGLSIEKETGCMVSPMMKMSHEGFGRLVLMAGRLIVVNKMLRDVHRYGYDSLDKLAEEGTKAVAAGVEMINKYPEVAKY; encoded by the coding sequence ATGTCTGATGTGGCAGAAGCGATTAAACCGGCAGCCGTCGATGTGCCTTTCGTGAAGGAACTGATTAAGCAATGGCGCGCCCAGGATATGCACGGTGCGTGGGACAGCAAGACCGATCTCGACCTGATCGATCCCTACATCGTCGATAAGAAGCGCCGCAAAGAAATCCCGATGATCGGCGATCCCGATCCGGAAACCCTTTGGCGCTTGGAGCTCTTCTACAATGCGGTCGGCCTTTCGATCGAAAAGGAGACGGGCTGCATGGTGTCTCCGATGATGAAGATGTCGCACGAAGGCTTCGGCCGTCTGGTCCTCATGGCCGGCCGCCTGATCGTCGTGAACAAGATGCTCCGCGACGTGCATCGCTATGGTTACGACAGCCTCGACAAGCTCGCGGAAGAAGGCACGAAAGCCGTTGCCGCTGGCGTCGAGATGATCAACAAATATCCCGAAGTTGCCAAATATTGA
- the nifN gene encoding nitrogenase iron-molybdenum cofactor biosynthesis protein NifN, with amino-acid sequence MAVIEIGKKACTVNPLKMSQPVGGALAFMGIRDSMPLFHGSQGCTSFGLVLFVRHFKEAIPLQTTAMSEVATVLGGYENVEQAIVNISTKQKARLIGICSTGVTETKGDDVDAYISLVRQQHPELDDVALVYVSTPDFKDAFQDGWEKTVAKIIDKLVKAPEPDVVRDPKKLVVLPGSQYTPGDLDELRDIIEGFGFEPLFLPDLAASLDGHIPDDFTPTSLGGISLEEIADLGNASHCIALGSHMKLAADTLQKKAGIPYKLFERMIGLLPTDAFIAHLMEISGKPVPTRIKRQRSQLVDAMLDGHFHTGGKKIAMGLEPDFFYDLSSFLVEMGCHITAAVSTNNSPILEKVQCETVLIGDLEDLERLAPGCDLMITHAHGRQASERTGIPLFRMGLPIFDRLGAGHITAVGYRGARDLIFDIANMLFSTGHAIKPDTWYPELVGAQHGDAHGDHQATPHTTH; translated from the coding sequence ATGGCAGTCATCGAAATCGGTAAGAAGGCCTGCACCGTCAATCCCTTGAAGATGAGCCAGCCGGTCGGCGGCGCGCTCGCCTTCATGGGGATCAGGGACAGCATGCCGCTTTTCCACGGCTCGCAAGGCTGCACGTCCTTCGGGCTCGTGCTCTTCGTGCGCCATTTCAAGGAAGCCATTCCGCTTCAGACGACGGCGATGAGCGAAGTGGCGACCGTGCTCGGCGGCTATGAAAACGTCGAGCAGGCGATCGTCAATATTTCGACGAAGCAGAAGGCCCGCTTGATCGGCATCTGTTCGACCGGCGTGACCGAAACCAAGGGCGACGACGTCGACGCCTATATTTCGCTCGTGCGCCAGCAGCATCCGGAACTGGATGATGTCGCGCTCGTCTACGTCTCGACGCCCGACTTCAAGGATGCCTTCCAGGACGGCTGGGAAAAGACCGTCGCGAAGATCATCGACAAGCTGGTGAAAGCGCCGGAGCCCGACGTCGTTCGCGACCCGAAGAAGCTCGTCGTGCTGCCAGGCTCCCAATATACGCCGGGCGATCTCGACGAATTGCGGGACATTATCGAGGGCTTCGGTTTCGAGCCTTTGTTTCTGCCCGATCTTGCCGCCTCGCTCGACGGCCATATCCCGGACGATTTCACGCCGACCTCGCTCGGTGGGATTTCGCTCGAGGAAATCGCCGATCTCGGCAATGCCTCCCATTGCATCGCGCTCGGCTCGCATATGAAGCTGGCGGCGGACACTCTGCAGAAAAAGGCCGGCATCCCTTACAAGCTCTTCGAACGGATGATCGGCCTTCTACCTACCGATGCCTTCATTGCGCATCTGATGGAGATCAGCGGCAAGCCGGTGCCGACGCGGATCAAGCGCCAGCGCAGCCAATTGGTCGATGCGATGCTCGACGGGCATTTCCACACCGGCGGCAAGAAGATCGCCATGGGGCTCGAGCCCGACTTCTTCTACGACCTCTCGAGCTTCCTCGTCGAAATGGGCTGCCATATCACTGCGGCGGTCTCGACCAATAATTCGCCGATCCTCGAAAAGGTCCAGTGCGAGACCGTGCTAATCGGCGATCTTGAAGACCTTGAACGCTTGGCGCCGGGCTGCGATCTCATGATCACCCATGCGCATGGCCGCCAAGCCTCAGAGCGCACGGGAATCCCGCTGTTCAGGATGGGCTTGCCGATCTTCGATCGGCTGGGTGCTGGACATATCACGGCGGTCGGCTATCGCGGCGCTCGCGATCTGATCTTCGATATCGCGAATATGCTGTTTTCGACCGGCCATGCGATTAAGCCGGACACGTGGTATCCTGAACTGGTCGGCGCCCAGCATGGCGACGCCCACGGTGACCATCAGGCGACGCCGCACACCACTCATTGA
- a CDS encoding RNA pyrophosphohydrolase: MDFGNYRPCVGIMLLNRNGLVFIGRRRNKRLQGHIATDHEWQMPQGGIDAGENPYDAALRELLEETNVSSASFLAEAQDWLTYDLPVEFAKKSWKGRYQGQRQKWFALRFEGDDSEINIHTPAGGQKPEFDAWRWEPMQHLSELIIPFKRPVYEKVVESFRHLSEKV; encoded by the coding sequence ATGGACTTTGGAAATTACCGTCCCTGCGTCGGTATCATGCTTCTCAATCGCAATGGTCTCGTCTTTATCGGGCGGCGGCGGAACAAAAGACTGCAGGGGCATATCGCGACTGACCATGAATGGCAGATGCCGCAAGGCGGAATCGATGCCGGCGAAAACCCCTATGACGCCGCACTGCGCGAATTGCTCGAAGAAACCAATGTCTCCTCGGCAAGCTTCCTTGCCGAAGCGCAGGATTGGCTGACTTACGATCTGCCGGTGGAATTCGCCAAGAAATCCTGGAAGGGACGCTACCAGGGCCAAAGGCAAAAATGGTTCGCGCTTCGCTTCGAAGGCGACGACAGCGAGATCAACATCCATACGCCGGCCGGCGGCCAGAAACCGGAATTCGACGCCTGGCGCTGGGAGCCCATGCAGCATCTTTCCGAGCTCATCATTCCGTTCAAAAGGCCGGTCTACGAAAAGGTCGTCGAGAGTTTCCGCCATTTGTCGGAAAAGGTGTGA
- a CDS encoding DUF2252 domain-containing protein: protein MTEELLSRAERFKKGKTLRHETPRESLADLQSNAERDPVAILAESDPFRVAKLLPVRYARMMENPFAFLRGAAAVMAVDLAQEPKVGIPVQACGDCHVMNFGAFVTPEENILFDINDFDETLPGVDFTVDLKRLAASAAVAALASRASKKTAHALAAAAVESYRRHMIKLAALSPLEIWHSQILLEDEIEHIKDRVLRKHLSNIVAKVRGTQEEDDNFPHLANSKDAKIKDKPPLIYHLDPEADAQDELDTKTVFDAYRQRLAPERAVLYDRYELKDLAFKVVGVGSVGTFCAIGLFMSGDGEHLFLQIKEALHSALERLSPDLVWPGHQGERVVEGQRMMQAAADLFLGWTEDPKTHRQFYIRQLKNRRLGSVSELVEGDALDDYVRICGRTLARAHARTGDAAMIAGYAGKSEALDEAIASFAMAYADRTVADHLRLVEAKTEGGVKPVKQAAE from the coding sequence ATGACCGAGGAATTGCTGTCGCGCGCTGAACGCTTCAAGAAGGGCAAGACGCTGCGCCATGAAACGCCGCGCGAATCGCTCGCCGACCTTCAGAGCAATGCCGAACGCGATCCGGTTGCGATCCTTGCCGAAAGCGATCCTTTCCGCGTCGCTAAACTTTTGCCCGTCCGCTATGCCCGGATGATGGAAAACCCTTTCGCCTTTCTGCGCGGCGCGGCGGCGGTCATGGCCGTCGATCTCGCACAGGAGCCGAAGGTCGGCATTCCCGTCCAGGCATGCGGCGATTGCCATGTCATGAATTTCGGCGCCTTCGTCACGCCAGAAGAAAACATCCTCTTCGACATCAACGATTTTGACGAGACCTTGCCGGGCGTCGATTTCACTGTCGATCTGAAGCGGCTGGCAGCCAGCGCCGCCGTCGCTGCGCTCGCGTCGCGTGCCTCGAAGAAAACCGCGCATGCGCTCGCGGCCGCGGCGGTCGAATCCTACCGGCGGCATATGATCAAGCTCGCGGCTCTGTCACCGCTTGAAATCTGGCATAGCCAGATTTTGCTCGAAGACGAGATCGAACATATCAAGGACCGCGTCTTGCGTAAGCACTTGTCGAACATTGTTGCCAAGGTGCGCGGGACGCAGGAAGAGGACGATAATTTTCCGCATCTCGCCAATAGCAAGGATGCGAAAATCAAGGACAAGCCGCCGCTGATCTATCATCTCGATCCGGAAGCCGATGCGCAAGACGAATTGGATACCAAAACCGTCTTCGACGCCTATCGGCAGAGGCTCGCGCCCGAACGTGCCGTGCTTTATGATCGTTACGAGTTAAAGGATCTCGCCTTCAAAGTGGTCGGCGTCGGTAGTGTCGGGACCTTTTGCGCCATCGGTCTTTTCATGAGCGGCGACGGCGAGCACCTGTTCTTGCAGATCAAGGAAGCGCTACATTCCGCTCTCGAACGTCTGAGCCCGGACCTCGTCTGGCCTGGTCATCAGGGTGAGCGCGTCGTCGAAGGCCAAAGAATGATGCAGGCGGCGGCCGATCTGTTCCTCGGCTGGACGGAAGACCCGAAAACCCATCGGCAATTCTATATTCGCCAGCTCAAAAACCGCCGCCTGGGTTCCGTCAGCGAGCTTGTCGAAGGCGATGCGCTCGACGATTATGTGCGGATCTGCGGCCGCACTTTGGCGCGCGCGCATGCGCGCACCGGCGATGCGGCGATGATCGCCGGTTATGCAGGCAAGAGCGAAGCGCTCGACGAGGCAATAGCGTCTTTCGCCATGGCTTATGCGGATCGCACGGTCGCCGATCACTTGCGGCTGGTCGAAGCCAAGACCGAGGGCGGCGTCAAGCCGGTCAAGCAGGCGGCGGAGTAA
- the nifX gene encoding nitrogen fixation protein NifX, translating into MKVAFATQDLERVDAHFGWAKNLMLYDVQPDGYQFLETIEFNGDLQEDGNEDKLEPKINAVKDCAILYVAAIGGSGAARVVANNIFPMKVKEPEPIAELLVKLQDVLKAPAPPPWLRKAMQKAGEAKEFDFED; encoded by the coding sequence ATGAAAGTAGCATTTGCCACCCAGGATCTCGAAAGAGTGGACGCGCATTTCGGCTGGGCGAAAAACCTGATGCTGTATGACGTGCAGCCCGACGGCTATCAATTTCTGGAGACGATCGAATTCAACGGCGATCTCCAGGAAGACGGCAACGAGGACAAGCTCGAGCCAAAGATCAACGCCGTGAAGGATTGCGCGATTCTCTATGTCGCCGCGATCGGCGGTTCGGGCGCGGCCCGCGTCGTCGCGAATAACATCTTTCCGATGAAGGTGAAGGAGCCGGAGCCGATTGCCGAGCTTCTCGTCAAGTTGCAAGATGTGCTGAAGGCGCCCGCGCCGCCGCCCTGGCTGCGCAAAGCGATGCAAAAAGCCGGCGAAGCAAAAGAATTCGATTTCGAAGATTGA
- a CDS encoding nitrogen fixation protein NifQ produces the protein MPTEAHLLRGADGALHAGAAVDESFDRHIIGRLLLHAVAEAKRLGEPVERRLGLDRDRLCAAAQFVHMDLFLDPSHEPQAEEDEEEVMVRQILLQNCSGPRQVSEWLAYVVARRGMEPNHLWEDLGLAERPDLTKLLLRHFAPLATKNTRNMRWKRFLYRSLCEAEGFSMCPSPTCDSCSEFHICYGDESGETVLARNNRAFNEANAADRH, from the coding sequence ATGCCGACCGAAGCTCATCTCTTGCGCGGCGCCGATGGTGCGCTACACGCTGGCGCCGCCGTGGATGAAAGCTTTGATCGCCATATCATCGGACGTCTGCTGCTTCATGCGGTCGCCGAGGCGAAGCGCCTCGGCGAGCCTGTCGAGCGCCGTCTTGGCCTCGATCGCGACCGCCTATGTGCGGCGGCTCAATTCGTTCATATGGACCTTTTTCTTGATCCCTCCCACGAGCCGCAGGCTGAAGAGGACGAAGAAGAAGTCATGGTCCGGCAGATCTTATTGCAAAACTGTTCCGGCCCGCGGCAAGTGAGCGAATGGCTCGCCTATGTCGTCGCCAGACGCGGCATGGAGCCTAATCACCTTTGGGAAGATCTAGGGCTCGCGGAACGGCCGGACCTGACGAAACTCCTGCTTCGGCATTTTGCCCCGCTCGCCACGAAGAATACACGCAACATGCGCTGGAAGCGCTTCTTGTACCGCTCGCTGTGCGAGGCGGAAGGCTTCAGCATGTGCCCGTCGCCGACCTGCGATTCCTGCTCGGAATTCCATATTTGCTATGGCGACGAGTCGGGCGAGACCGTGCTGGCGCGCAACAACCGCGCTTTCAACGAAGCCAATGCGGCCGACAGGCATTAA
- a CDS encoding CCE_0567 family metalloprotein — translation MSEDADKLKAEIKKLSAQAMQAKMDLHDLSEELPINWQQILDVAQRAHTAFETLESKRAQLSAMG, via the coding sequence ATGAGCGAAGACGCGGACAAATTGAAAGCGGAGATCAAGAAACTCTCCGCGCAGGCTATGCAGGCCAAGATGGATTTGCACGACCTCTCCGAGGAATTGCCGATCAATTGGCAGCAGATTTTGGATGTTGCCCAACGCGCTCACACGGCTTTCGAGACTCTTGAAAGCAAGAGGGCCCAATTGAGCGCGATGGGTTGA
- a CDS encoding TOBE domain-containing protein, translating to MARKAQGKIDTLLALRSDGRLLVGRERIALLEAVAKHGSITKAAEAAGFSYKTAWDSVNAINNLLPRPAFLTKTGGSSGGGAQITEEGLRLIAAFRKLEEKLGRISTSIAEEGLEHAEDMLFWGVALRVSARNALHCKIVEIKPAPVNVEIKLEVSPGVFIFALVTNRSLVELDLKLGSNVMAMVNSTSVMLASGPQALRISARNRIKGKVVERIDGGVDSEITLDIGHGKTIDAVITQAGADEVGAKEGAEVFAVFKTSHVVLAAD from the coding sequence ATGGCGCGCAAGGCTCAAGGTAAAATCGATACATTATTGGCCTTGAGGTCTGATGGCCGTCTCCTGGTCGGGCGTGAGCGCATAGCGCTGCTCGAGGCGGTGGCGAAACATGGCAGCATAACCAAGGCCGCCGAAGCGGCCGGCTTCAGCTATAAAACGGCCTGGGACTCGGTGAATGCGATCAATAATCTTCTCCCGCGCCCGGCCTTTCTGACCAAGACCGGCGGATCGAGCGGCGGCGGCGCCCAGATTACCGAGGAAGGGTTGCGGCTGATCGCGGCTTTCCGGAAGCTCGAAGAAAAGCTCGGGCGCATTTCGACGTCGATCGCGGAAGAGGGACTCGAACATGCGGAAGATATGCTCTTTTGGGGCGTCGCATTGCGTGTCTCGGCCCGTAACGCGCTGCATTGCAAGATCGTCGAGATCAAGCCGGCGCCCGTGAACGTCGAGATCAAGCTCGAGGTCTCGCCCGGCGTTTTCATCTTCGCGCTTGTGACCAATCGCAGTCTGGTGGAGCTCGATCTGAAACTCGGCAGCAACGTCATGGCCATGGTGAACAGCACGTCGGTGATGCTGGCGAGTGGCCCTCAGGCCCTGCGCATTTCCGCGCGCAATAGAATCAAAGGCAAGGTTGTCGAACGCATTGATGGCGGCGTCGACTCCGAGATCACACTCGATATCGGTCACGGCAAGACCATCGACGCCGTCATCACCCAGGCGGGCGCGGATGAAGTGGGGGCCAAGGAAGGGGCCGAGGTCTTTGCGGTTTTCAAGACCTCGCATGTCGTCCTTGCCGCGGATTGA
- a CDS encoding malate synthase G, translated as MPNKEIDGLNIAGDLYDFMSFEVLAGTGVGAHQFWTGLARIVAEYAPRLRALLQERARLQAEIDAYHRAHAGAPFDAAAYEAHLRAIGYLVEAPAPFSIRTANVDEAVARIAAPQFTVPCSNPRYLTRAISARWSSLYDALYASDVIPEEGGAERGQSYNKVRGALVIERGRAFLDEVVPLASGSHHAVTAYVVANGALMAAIDGGERIGLKDPSQFAAYQGRGEGLSSILLRDKGLHIELKIDRKSPVGREDRAGLADIILESAVTTICDFEDTVVAVDVPDKINLYRNWLGTVKGSLRVQFKKNGRITDRLFSADYRYQAPNGGPSLLFAGRSLAMVRVTGPQRLTDIIRDAEGEPIPEMLLDIAVAALAGLHDTRRSKPPRNSEAGSIYIVVPKLHGPAEAALVDEIFTLVEDMLDLPKNTVKLGLTDEERRTSLNLAASIHPVADRIAWLGTSPFERARDEIDTALEAGPIGGAAALLTAPWVKAYEAGNVETALVCGLGGMAQIAKGRWTEAEHLARLLSEKTDDLRQGASTVSMPSPRAASLYAMAYHQIDVLQRQKDVAAALTADAMRAHFMEQLGAPANKMTLSTEEITRELEAHCHRTLAYLVQCIDRGVGCSRVPDAQGVIRMEDRSAVRFSSLCVANWLKHGVVTREQVIDALRRMAERVDEQNKAGPGYRPMAPAFDGSAFNAAAELMFIQRGAAESDIDTIIAMRRREAKAGQPPEISNRFEFLKGAMGKLETGEAFYGTND; from the coding sequence ATGCCGAACAAAGAAATCGATGGACTGAACATCGCGGGCGACCTCTACGACTTCATGAGCTTCGAGGTTCTGGCCGGAACTGGCGTCGGCGCACATCAATTCTGGACGGGTTTGGCGCGGATCGTCGCGGAATATGCACCGCGCCTGCGCGCGCTGCTACAGGAACGTGCCCGCTTGCAGGCGGAGATCGACGCCTATCATCGCGCCCATGCGGGGGCGCCCTTCGATGCCGCCGCCTATGAAGCGCATTTGCGTGCGATCGGCTATCTCGTCGAAGCGCCGGCGCCCTTTTCCATCCGGACCGCGAATGTGGATGAGGCCGTTGCGCGCATAGCCGCGCCGCAATTCACCGTGCCATGCTCCAATCCGCGCTATCTGACGCGGGCCATAAGCGCGCGCTGGTCGAGCCTTTACGATGCGCTTTATGCGTCCGATGTCATCCCCGAGGAGGGCGGTGCCGAACGCGGGCAAAGCTATAATAAGGTCCGCGGCGCGCTTGTGATCGAACGCGGCCGCGCCTTTTTGGATGAAGTCGTGCCGCTCGCCAGCGGCAGCCACCACGCGGTGACGGCCTATGTCGTCGCGAATGGCGCCCTTATGGCGGCTATCGATGGAGGCGAGCGAATAGGTTTGAAAGACCCTTCGCAATTTGCCGCCTATCAGGGCAGAGGCGAGGGACTGTCGTCGATTTTGCTGCGCGACAAAGGCCTCCATATCGAGCTCAAGATCGATCGCAAAAGCCCGGTCGGGCGTGAGGATCGCGCCGGTCTCGCCGATATTATCCTGGAATCGGCCGTCACCACGATTTGCGATTTCGAAGATACGGTGGTTGCCGTCGATGTGCCGGACAAGATCAATCTCTATCGAAATTGGCTTGGCACCGTCAAAGGCAGTCTGCGCGTCCAATTCAAGAAGAACGGCCGCATCACCGACCGGCTGTTTTCGGCCGATTACCGCTATCAGGCGCCGAATGGCGGGCCGTCGCTGCTGTTTGCCGGGCGCAGCCTTGCGATGGTGCGCGTGACGGGACCGCAGCGGCTGACCGATATCATCCGCGATGCAGAGGGCGAGCCCATCCCGGAAATGCTTCTCGACATCGCCGTCGCAGCGCTGGCCGGTTTGCATGACACGCGCCGAAGCAAGCCGCCGCGCAACAGCGAGGCCGGGTCGATCTATATCGTCGTGCCGAAATTGCACGGGCCAGCCGAAGCGGCGCTTGTCGATGAGATTTTCACGCTCGTCGAAGATATGCTCGATCTTCCGAAGAACACGGTGAAGCTCGGCCTCACCGACGAAGAGCGCCGCACGAGTCTCAATCTCGCGGCATCCATTCATCCTGTGGCCGATCGTATTGCCTGGCTCGGCACGTCGCCCTTCGAGCGGGCGCGAGACGAGATCGACACGGCGCTGGAAGCAGGCCCCATTGGCGGCGCTGCGGCGCTTCTCACGGCTCCATGGGTAAAAGCCTATGAGGCCGGTAATGTCGAGACGGCGCTCGTCTGCGGGCTCGGCGGTATGGCGCAGATCGCCAAAGGCCGCTGGACCGAAGCCGAACATCTGGCAAGGCTGTTGTCCGAAAAAACCGACGATCTCCGCCAAGGCGCCAGTACGGTCTCGATGCCGTCACCGCGCGCGGCGAGCCTCTATGCGATGGCCTATCATCAGATCGATGTCTTGCAGCGGCAAAAGGATGTGGCGGCTGCGCTCACCGCCGACGCGATGCGTGCCCATTTCATGGAACAGCTCGGTGCGCCGGCAAACAAAATGACTCTATCCACTGAGGAGATCACGCGCGAGCTTGAGGCGCATTGCCATAGGACTCTTGCCTATCTCGTGCAGTGCATCGATCGCGGTGTCGGCTGTTCACGCGTGCCGGACGCGCAGGGTGTCATTCGCATGGAGGATCGCTCCGCCGTCCGCTTTTCGAGCCTTTGCGTCGCCAATTGGCTGAAGCACGGCGTCGTGACGCGCGAGCAGGTGATCGATGCCTTGCGGCGCATGGCGGAGCGGGTGGACGAGCAAAACAAGGCCGGCCCCGGCTATAGGCCAATGGCGCCCGCGTTCGACGGGTCCGCCTTCAATGCCGCGGCCGAATTGATGTTCATCCAACGTGGTGCGGCTGAAAGCGATATCGACACGATCATCGCGATGCGCCGGCGCGAGGCGAAGGCGGGGCAGCCGCCCGAGATTTCGAACCGTTTCGAGTTTCTCAAGGGCGCCATGGGCAAGCTTGAAACTGGCGAGGCCTTTTACGGCACGAATGATTGA
- the fdxB gene encoding ferredoxin III, nif-specific has product MAEITEKSKPTRDGRMWTPEFLTSIDPDTCIGCGRCYKVCGREVMTLKGLTEDGEIVPLDNEDDDDFEKKVMAMNDIGACIGCGACARVCPTDCQTHTPINELEGAL; this is encoded by the coding sequence ATGGCGGAAATCACGGAAAAGTCGAAGCCCACACGCGACGGCCGCATGTGGACCCCGGAGTTCCTGACTTCAATTGATCCGGATACCTGCATCGGCTGCGGCCGCTGCTACAAGGTCTGCGGCCGTGAAGTCATGACGTTGAAAGGCCTCACCGAAGACGGGGAGATCGTGCCTCTCGACAACGAGGACGATGACGACTTCGAAAAGAAGGTCATGGCGATGAACGACATTGGTGCCTGCATCGGCTGCGGCGCTTGTGCGCGCGTCTGCCCGACTGATTGCCAGACGCATACGCCGATCAACGAGCTCGAAGGCGCGCTCTGA
- a CDS encoding divergent polysaccharide deacetylase family protein, with product MIAFAGLGLIAAGLFAFISLTGDPMGGEPYAIAAIHEDIQAAPAAKPASSQPASQTPPDPAATGGTLKGVTSAEDLEQQSGVKVMRGGASAPGALIITVPQDLGIRLAPAPDPRLVEKTHFGPIPRIGSDGSRPAEVYARPLVTSSSLKAGAPRIALLIGGMGLDTSATETAIDSLPGAVTLGFAPYGRDLEREAARAREHGHEIVLQLPMEPFDYPQNNPGPHTLLTSASAAENTEHLHWLMSRFTGYAGVANFLGAKFTSDDQALTPVLREIGGRGLYYADDGTSAQSLVPGLAPGLDLSAGKTDVILEGGAKPGTLEAALVKLETRARDKGIAVGVASGLPLSNIDRIARFAQSLEAKGIALVPLSAILGKDGARPVVTREP from the coding sequence ATGATCGCCTTTGCCGGCCTCGGACTGATCGCCGCCGGGCTTTTCGCCTTCATCAGTTTGACCGGCGATCCGATGGGCGGCGAGCCTTATGCCATAGCCGCCATCCACGAGGATATACAAGCCGCGCCGGCAGCTAAGCCGGCCAGCAGCCAGCCCGCAAGTCAAACGCCGCCGGATCCAGCCGCGACTGGCGGCACCCTCAAGGGGGTGACAAGCGCCGAGGATCTCGAACAGCAAAGCGGCGTCAAAGTCATGCGCGGCGGCGCGAGCGCACCTGGCGCGCTCATCATCACCGTGCCGCAGGATTTAGGCATCAGGCTTGCCCCTGCCCCCGACCCGCGTCTCGTCGAAAAGACGCACTTTGGTCCCATTCCCAGGATCGGCAGCGACGGCTCCCGTCCGGCCGAGGTTTATGCAAGGCCGCTGGTCACCTCTTCGAGCCTGAAGGCGGGCGCGCCCCGCATCGCGCTTCTCATCGGCGGGATGGGCCTCGACACATCCGCGACCGAGACGGCGATTGACTCTCTGCCAGGCGCCGTGACGCTCGGATTTGCGCCCTATGGCCGCGATCTCGAACGCGAGGCCGCCAGGGCACGCGAGCATGGCCATGAAATCGTCCTCCAGCTTCCGATGGAGCCTTTCGATTATCCGCAAAACAATCCGGGCCCGCATACGCTCCTGACCTCCGCAAGTGCGGCGGAAAACACCGAACACCTGCATTGGCTGATGAGCCGCTTCACTGGCTATGCCGGCGTTGCCAACTTCCTCGGCGCCAAATTCACCTCGGACGACCAGGCCTTGACTCCGGTCCTGCGCGAGATCGGCGGCCGCGGGCTTTATTATGCCGACGACGGCACCTCGGCCCAAAGCCTCGTGCCCGGGCTCGCACCGGGATTGGATCTCTCCGCCGGCAAAACCGATGTGATCTTGGAAGGAGGCGCGAAACCGGGCACCCTGGAGGCTGCTCTGGTCAAGCTTGAGACCCGGGCGCGCGATAAGGGTATTGCGGTTGGCGTCGCGAGCGGGCTACCTTTGTCCAACATCGATCGGATCGCCCGCTTTGCTCAGTCTCTCGAGGCAAAGGGCATTGCCCTTGTACCGCTGAGCGCCATACTCGGCAAAGACGGAGCGAGGCCGGTCGTCACACGCGAACCGTGA
- a CDS encoding TOBE domain-containing protein, giving the protein MKISGRNFIAGKIVDVHKGATTAHVSIEVAPGITILASITNESVDELKLEKGKPAHALIKSSDVMIAID; this is encoded by the coding sequence GTGAAAATTTCGGGACGAAATTTTATTGCTGGCAAAATCGTCGACGTTCACAAAGGCGCCACAACCGCGCATGTGTCGATCGAAGTCGCACCGGGCATCACCATCCTGGCTTCCATCACCAACGAGTCAGTCGACGAGCTCAAGCTCGAAAAAGGCAAGCCCGCGCACGCACTGATCAAATCCTCCGACGTCATGATCGCCATCGACTAG